One window of the Trifolium pratense cultivar HEN17-A07 linkage group LG2, ARS_RC_1.1, whole genome shotgun sequence genome contains the following:
- the LOC123911389 gene encoding uncharacterized protein At4g04775-like, which produces MKGVPPISQQREASTTQIGSQSSSSRFDWRPDCFCERKTVMLRAKTLKNPGRQFYTCPLNKEDSANCKYFMWVDEWEDYLANESLRRVERKEGVKDDEMKTSVDNNYENDKFKRDVNSKLDMLVVDMKLIKYFVFACIVIQLLYMVVHNGGRVIDEER; this is translated from the exons ATGAAAGGAGTTCCACCAATTTCACAGCAAAGAGAAGCTTCAACTACCCAAATTGGAAGTCAATCATCATCCTCACGTTTTGATTGGAGGCCTGACTGTTTTTGTGAGAGAAAGACAGTGATGCTTAGAGCAAAAACATTGAAGAATCCAGGGAGACAATTCTACACATGCCCACTAAACAAA GAAGATAGTGCAAATTGCAAATACTTCATGTGGGTTGATGAGTGGGAAGACTATCTTGCAAATGAATCTTTAAGAAGagtagaaagaaaagaaggagtaaaagatgatgaaatgaaaaCTAGTGTTGACAACAATTATGAAAATGATAAGTTCAAGAGAGATGTAAACTCAAAGTTGGATATGTTGGTTGTTGACATGAAGCTTATAAAATACTTTGTATTTGCTTGTATTGTGATTCAACTTTTGTATATGGTTGTTCACAATGGAGGAAGGGTGATTGATGAAGAAAGATGA
- the LOC123911388 gene encoding uncharacterized protein LOC123911388, with protein sequence MIVAALHFFESSTNTFHFECGMMTPTLLDVAAITGLSPLGDTYDPFKASDTIKFDFRNKSYSKYIIENQKTDDEVSAEEHVAFLTLWLSQYVFCTQSLQVAKKFIPMAIQLHECQQFSFARLILGCLYESMRDACEHLNKTGDGSTFLGAGPFWLLQLWLNATFHAELDLFLPEQFYDESLARQVEGTRLARLAPRVRGLTYDVAFQQYFNVFLNLKKFKPSFAPFVDRPLGPPWFTQHFPSPPDFEEVITNIWSAYLMPTVLSCRIGLTAREFGLVGYFPNLVSRQFGLTQILPKSIYLEEREVCLGKYGMTEPQYHSFLKHFNKPSYELTPFEFAPSHACTREFSKWWSLHYEGRLVNRTVLLTAISDGIDSSILNKIKSKLNTRGNLLFRILLTQSFNLHTFLLCAPLLCRE encoded by the coding sequence ATGATTGTTGCTGCTCTACATTTCTTTGAGTCTTCTACCAACACTTTCCACTTCGAATGTGGCATGATGACTCCTACATTACTTGATGTTGCTGCTATTACTGGTTTATCACCCCTTGGGGACACTTATGATCCTTTTAAGGCTTCTGACACCATCAAATTCGATTTTCGCAACAAATCTTACTCCAAGTATATCATTGAGAATCAAAAGACTGATGATGAGGTAAGTGCTGAGGAACATGTTGCTTTCTTAACCCTCTGGCTGTCTCAGTATGTTTTctgcactcaatctctccaagtgGCCAAAAAGTTCATTCCTATGGCCATTCAACTGCATGAATGTCAGCAATTTAGCTTTGCTCGACTCATCCTTGGATGTCTTTATGAATCCATGAGGGATGCTTGTGAGCACCTTAATAAGACAGGTGATGGATCCACCTTTTTAGGAGCTGGCCCCTTCTGGTTGCTGCAATTGTGGCTAAACGCTACGTTCCATGCAGAACTTGACCTTTTCTTGCCTGAGCAATTTTATGATGAGTCGCTCGCGCGCCAAGTCGAAGGCACGAGGCTAGCAAGACTAGCTCCCAGGGTGAGAGGCCTTACCTATGATGTAGCCTTCCAACAATATTTCAATGTTTTTCTAAACTTGAAAAAATTCAAGCCCAGCTTCGCTCCCTTTGTGGATAGGCCACTTGGCCCTCCTTGGTTCACTCAACACTTTCCTTCTCCACCGGACTTCGAAGAGGTGATCACCAACATTTGGAGTGCCTATCTGATGCCCACAGTCCTTTCGTGTCGAATTGGGTTGACTGCTAGGGAGTTTGGGCTAGTTGGTTACTTCCCAAACTTGGTGTCTCGCCAATTTGGCTTAACCCAAATACTCCCAAAGAGCATATACTTGGAGGAAAGGGAAGTTTGCTTAGGCAAATATGGCATGACGGAGCCACAATACCATTCGTTTTTGAAGCATTTCAACAAACCATCCTATGAGCTTACTCCATTCGAGTTTGCTCCTTCTCATGCTTGCACCAGGGAATTCTCCAAATGGTGGTCTCTCCACTATGAAGGGCGTTTGGTCAATAGGACTGTCTTGCTTACTGCTATCTCTGATGGAATCGACTCATCCATTTTGAACAAGATTAAATCAAAATTGAACACCAGAGGTAACCTCTTATTTCGAATCCTACTTACACAGTCTTTTAATTTGCATACTTTTCTCTTATGTGCACCTCTTTTATGCAGGGAGTAA
- the LOC123911387 gene encoding uncharacterized protein LOC123911387 isoform X2 yields MSGFRHVFENHSDAEPANSRHRRSNSASDKNLKFSRGASSIGKDNDEVLALPLRDLRIRTPLHENLNCINKKASSNHRASLEQDVEQLQLCLQQEKSMRILLERAIGRASSTLSPGHRNFASQTKDLIAEIELLEDEVTTREQHVLDMYRSIFEQCVSRPPSEQNSSVASPAHTKYESRKHPSIISSAFCSSKNFPLRPLQALISNNELKNRIFGSSHAPLSSGKGKAYFGRTCPDSATKVHEKFFPVEKAPVLRTLKDHLHQCPIRLSEEMVKCMATIYCWLRSAKSENAEKSRSPILSRSSTNVIQPRHSIVEDQVCSCKSAVEISWIATRKRHSSHASYAMDNYRTLVDQLEKVNISQMECDGKIAFWINIHNALVMHAYLAYGIPQSSLRRLTLFHKAAYNIGGHIISANTIEQAIFCFRTPRLGRWLESVVSAALRKKSGEERQLINSKLGITDCQPLVCFALCTGSLSDPMEKYWLTILHTWLFE; encoded by the exons ATGAGTGGGTTTCGTCATGTATTTGAAAATCACAGTGATGCAGAACCGGCTAATTCTCGACACAGACGATCTAACAG TGCTTCTGATAAGAACTTGAAATTCTCAAGAGGTGCTTCTAGTATAGGGAAAGACAATGATGAAGTTTTG GCATTGCCGCTGAGGGATTTGAGGATACGAACTCCATTGCACGAGAACCTCAATTGTATAAACAAGAAAGCTTCTTCAAATCATAGAGCATCCTTGGAACAAGAT GTTGAGCAACTACAATTATGCCTGCAGCAGGAGAAATCCATGCGTATCTTGCTTGAGAGAGCAATTGGCCGAGCCTCGAGTACTTTATCACCTGGACACAGAAACTTTGCTTCTCAG ACAAAAGACTTAATTGCTGAAATTGAGTTACTGGAAGATGAGGTTACAACCCGTGAGCAGCATGTTCTTGATATGTACAGGAGTATTTTTGAACAGTGTGTTAGCCGGCCACCTTCTGAACAAAACTCTAGTGTGGCTTCACCTGCTCATACAAAATACGAATCAAGGAAGCACCCAAGCATAATTTCAAGCGCGTTTTGTTCATCAAAAAACTTCCCCTTGCGACCCCTGCAAGCTCTTATTTCAAATAATGAATTAAAGAATAGAATCTTTGGGTCAAGTCACGCTCCTTTATCGAGTGGAAAAGGCAAAGCTTATTTTGGAAGGACTTGTCCTGATTCCGCCACCAAG GTTCATGAGAAGTTTTTTCCGGTAGAGAAAGCCCCAGTATTGCGAACTTTAAAAGACCATCTACACCAATGCCCAATCAGACTTTCTGAGGAGATGGTAAAGTGTATGGCAACTATATATTGCTGGCTCCGTAGTGCAAAATCTGAAAATGCTGAAAAAAGTAGGTCACCGATATTGTCAAGGTCCTCCACCAATGTGATACAGCCTCGACATAGTATTGTAGAGGATCAAGTCTGTTCTTGCAAATCTGCAGTGGAAATATCTTGGATAGCTACACGAAAACGTCATTCTTCTCATGCTTCTTACGCCATGGACAACTACAG AACTCTAGTCGATCAGCTCGAAAAGGTGAATATCAGTCAAATGGAATGTGATGGGAAAATTGCGTTCTGGATCAACATTCATAATGCTCTTGTGATGCAT GCATATTTAGCATATGGAATTCCCCAAAGCTCTCTAAGGAGGTTGACCTTGTTTCACAAG GCTGCTTACAACATTGGAGGTCATATTATAAGTGCAAATACCATAGAGCAAGCAATATTTTGCTTCCGTACACCTCGCCTTGGACGG TGGCTTGAAAGCGTTGTGTCAGCTGCCCTTAGGAAGAAAAGTGGTGAAGAAAGACAACTCATCAACTCAAAATTGGGTATTACTGATTGCCAACCCCTTGTCTGCTTTGCCCTATGCACCGGATCATTGTCCGATCCTATG gaaAAATATTGGCTAACCATTCTACATACCTGGCtgttcgaatga